A segment of the Ipomoea triloba cultivar NCNSP0323 chromosome 1, ASM357664v1 genome:
TACTATTTCTGGAATGGCACCCTCCCAACTCATCTGAAAAATCGCCCTTCTTCCCTCCTTCAAAATGGCAGCCTTTTTGGACACCTCCAAACTATCCCTTTTAATCAGTTTGCAAAACAATTTATTTGCCTCTCTTAATTTCCCAGATTTACAAAGTGCATGCAAGAAGCACCCATAAATACATACATCAAAATGGAATTTAGTTTTCCCCAATTTTCTCAAAATCAAGTCAGCTTCATCCACATCCCCATTTCTGCAAAAGCACTGAAATATCACAAAATAACTTAAATCATCCACTGCAATCCCTCTATCAAGCATTTCACCAGCCAACTCTTTAGCTAAACTGCCCTCATTCACTCTGCACAAAGCCCCAATCAAAGCAACAAGGCTTTTCCTTTCCAAATGTACACTGCCACCCATCAGAACTTTTTCACAGACTCTTTTAATTTCATCTACACTGCCGTGTTTGCACACATGTATAATATAATCAGAAGCACTTATTCTAACCTCAGACCCACAAATTTCAGCCCAGACAGTCTCGACAGCATCAAAGTTCCCATCTTTAACTAAAAACTCTAAGACTAAACCATACAAGAAGTGATCAGAAACCTTGCCTTGACATTTGAGACTATGCACAACAGCCTTTGCCCTCTGAAGTTTCTTGATTTGGGAAAGAAAATCAATGACAATCACCGAGGTTGCTGGGGTGAAGAAGTGGGTTTGGGCCAAGAACGTGTCTAGAGTGGTCAGAGCTTTGTAATTCCTTGGGTTCTTTGAAAGGGATTCGATTAGGCTGCGGAATGAGTCGAGGTATTGCAGTGTGCTTGGGATGTTGATTGCGGCAGTGTGCAGGCTTCTGTGGTTTAATGGAGGCGGGGAGAGAATAGGAGAGATGAGAGAGGTTCGATTATAAACAGGAAGGAGGGTGGAGGAGAGTCTGGAAGGTTTCATGAAGCACGAGGGAAAGTCGAAGGCTTCACCATTTTCTGGAATTTGAGAAACCTGAAATTATGGGATGAAACTAAAAACAGTACAGAGTTTCGTTGTCCAGCGTTAACTTGAATCAGCAAAAAAGCCTTTTCATTAGATTGGGCTGGACTACTAAAAGCCCAAGTTTTCACGGTCCAATGATAAGGCTTACccatttttgaattttgacccaccaaaattgcattttttcttTGGTCTCTATCCGATTGTATACACGGAATAAACTTCGTTcatatagtaataattaataaatcataaaaAGGAGACAAATTGCATTAAGAATACCCTATGCGAAGGACTCAGAGTAAGTTCCTTATTTTTTGCCTGAAAGTTAACAATCACTATTTGAATATGCGCCATAGGTGAAGTTTGCcataaggaggtaaactagTATAGGTTACCCATAACTGTGGTAAATTAACTTAAATTATCCATAGTTGATCAATGAGTGAGTTCATTATTTTGTCCAACAGTCCGCAATCCCTACTCAACATAAGGAGGTAAGTTGATAAATCAATCTGGGTTATCCATATTATAAAGTAAGCTTCTTATTTTGTGTTCAACTGTCTGCAATAGCTACTTGAAGATGCGCTATCGGTGAAACCTACCAGCCTAAATTATCCATAATTGACCATAATAAGGTAAATCaatcaactaaaaaaaaaagaacactaATAGACTCACAAGTAGTCGAACTTAAAATTTAGTAGTTACTCAATTAACTGTCTAAccagtaaaaaaaaatggtctAACCAACTTGGTTAGAGTTTATGTGACTATGACTTTTTTTGACTCTGTCACACTAGTGatacaatctttttttttataaacggGAGGGGGACACCCCAAGGATTAGCTTCCGGTACAAACTAGACGGGACACAGGAATACCCAAAATATCATCATTGATCAACCCAAGAAGCTCGCTTTCCGGTTGAGGCAGGAACATCCGGTCATTCTTCGATTCCAAAGCCATCCTTGCCAAAGCGTCGGCTACTTTATTTTGTTCTCTAAACACATGATTTAATTGAATCTGTCAATTCATCCTCAACCACTTCCTACACTCATTAATAATGTTAGCCACCATACCAGTAGGGGTTTCTCGTACTCACTAGCATTAATCCAATCCACAACTAGTGATACAATCTTTGTTAAGGGGTTTGTGttattttgattaatgattttctttcaatgataatttattaaaaaattattcaaaagtTGGCAATCACATCAatgatttttgtcaaattaaaaattttaagatttttctTTTGAGATGTCagcttttgttttttattccctattctttttctaatattattgaaaaaaaccaataaaatttaaaacagaTATGGTTGTTCTTAGAACTAAAATTAagaggaaaaaaatatttttctttttaaaaattagtgtGATTAGTTTTGTCtagttattaaattttttttttttgaatactattgactctattactcAACCTGCTGAAACAAGTGAAgttcgaacctgtgacctctcacttgggaggaaCACAGCTACGCGACAAGGCATTTGGCAAGTGTAATTAATCTTGTCCATCTTCATTACGGTCTACGGATATGTAAACTGAAGTGCTGAAGTATCGCTTTCCTCTCTCTTTCCGGCTTTCCGCAATTCGTTTTGCACTTTGTACGGATTATGGAGATTCCCGCTCATCCGTATCTCGTGGGAAAATAACCAAATGCCATCAGTTTACAGAGGGAAATGCTCGTCTCCCTCTCTCAACCACCGTTGGGTCAATTTGTTtccttcttcgtcttcttcacACGCACAATTCCACATTCTTCACCAATCTACATTGTGAGAGTTAGGGTTTAAGAAGGGATTTACTACCATTGAAGGCGACAACGTAAACTCACATGCAGCCGACGAGTGCGCCGTGGCACTTTCCCAGCGGCGGAGACTGTGCGGCCGGCAAAGAGGAGCCTACTAACAACGCTGGGATCGGCTATGAAGTTCAGTGTATCGAAGGCGGCGCTATCGGTGGATTTGACGGCGTTGAGGTCCCCGGCCCTTACGGCTCTGTGTTCACGGCTGCGGACTCGGCCGCGGCTTACGCTCCCGACCAGCTCACTCTCTCGTTCCGAGGTCAAGTCTATGTATTCGACGCTGTTACCCTGGAGAAGGTGATGAATGTTCAACTCTAGCGTCCGTTGTGTTGTTATTTTAGTCTTTGTGTTGTAATATTGTTTTAAGAACTCTTTGAAAAATTACGACCGAAAACGCAAAATTGGTTGCTGTGTCATTTTGCATTTCTGTTTATCTTTGATTATTTCACTGTTCAGAGCTGATTAGTGGCTGTCTCTGCTCCCTTGAATTTCATTTGAGCAGAAGAAGAGGAGAATACTTGTTAGcaaattattttgatgagtTGAAGAAGTTCAATTTACTCTgtactatttattattattttttgtaactCTAGTCCCTGATAGTTCAATTACATGATTAAACAATAACACTCTTCAGGTGAATTCCCAGTACACCTGATTCATTAGATCTAGATGAAAGGGAAAGGAAATACCTTATTTATCATAGACACTGGTTTTACGGTCCTTTCTGTTGTTGATAGTAATGCAACAATTtattaatatcattttatttgaaTGATATCTGGGCATAAGCATTGTTTTTGGCTGCTTTTTATAGGTCCAATCAGTGCTTTTACTTTTGGGTGGATATGAATACACTCCAGGAGCATATCCAACGCAGAGGGTATTTGCTTCccaatgaaaatttattttctagTGGTAATATGTCTTTCTGTCTAACATCTGAGTCCATTGTGCATTAGGAGAATACTGACTATTCAGCCCGGTGTAGTGATCCAAAGAGAGCTGAATCTCTGAATAGGTTTCGTCAGAAGAGGAAAGAGCGGTGCTATGGAAggaaaataagatataatatccGTCATGAAGTTGCAGTCAGGTATTGCTGCTTGTTTTATCTGTGTGTGtcagttatttatttatttattacccaTTACTCCATGCATGTCACAATAAAAAAAAGGATATTCgtttaaaattgacaaaagcAAAGTATATGCTGCGAGCATCTTATTATGTGATTATCTTATTACGTGAATGCAATGAAACCTGGCATTTCAGGAATGCGACATTTTGTCTCATTTTCTGAATTGAGGTTAGACAACCTTTTAGTGCAATGTGGTGGTTGGTCTCATTTTGCAATTTCAAATACACATTTTGGTGCACCTCCCAAATCAATGATATTAAAAGAACTGTTTTCCTAGTCATCTCATTTCTGGGAAATTCCTCTAAAGCTAAGTGTAACGCTAGATTGCAACCACACGCCTCAAGGTGTGATCACATCAGTCTTCATATTTCTCTGATACTTTTCATTTGACTGGAAAATGGGGAAATGCTGTACATGTTTTCTGAATGAACATATTAACCTTGCTATGATTTAAAACAATTCTTTCTAAATTTACAAAGCATTCCTGATGGATTGTGCATTCTTTGAATTTAGCCAGACAAAATTTGAAACTGCAAACTGTCTCATGCATCTTTCTCCATACGCTAAACAATCACAGTGCTATCATGAATCTTATATATTTAAGTGTTCTATGATATTAATAAAGCTTTTACTACTGTGTTATGTTGCTAACTAGACACTTGTGTTTGTGCGGATAAGTGGTGTCAATTGGTATGAGAAAAGCTTTCCTCTTAAGAGTAAATATTAGGAATTTCTGGTTAAGATTCATAAAAACTTATACTAGATGGATAAGGTGTTTTTTGGATCTTATAACTACCATACTCATTGATCCTGTTGCCAAGTTGCACTCTTCAGTTTGCTCTTATTTATGGAGTTATTATTTGAGGATAGTTTTTGcactcttcaatttctaattctatATATGATAAATCAGGATGCAGCGTAGGAAGGGTCAATTTGCATCAAAGAATACTATTGCTGGCAATGCAGTGATGGAATCTGGGCAGGACGATAATTCACACCAAGAAATTTGGTAACATTTTTTTGGGCTGTTGATAAGATTCCTATAGTTTTCAGAAGTTCAGTTATCTTAAAAGAATTCAGTTGCAAATAGAAGGCTTTCCATCTGTGTCTTGATCTTTTATTTTTCCTGTTTATTACCACATGATATTGGCCTATTATTTTGCTTTTGTATTTTGTTCAAAACCAACCGCCTAAGTTAACAAAATTTTTGCCATGACgggaagaagaaatggaaatgcCTTCATGCATACCACTAATTAGTTCGTCTCTTACTCTCTTGAGTTTATCCTGGTTTTTGTTGAATCTTTTTATCAACCTTCAAAAACAAACCTGGATTCTGTTTTTCATGATAAATAGTAGTGCTCATCTGCTGAAGGAAATAAATATGATAAGTAGCAATATTTATGTATTTCCAACCTTTTCCCTCCTCCCTCGTTTTTTTTTGGGATGCTATTTTAATCATCCACCCCTGATTCCCCATTCACGTAAAACCCCCTTTACCCTTCTTGTCAGGTGCACTCATTGTAACACTAGTTCAAAGGCAACTCCTATGATGCGGCGAGGACCAGCTGGCCCAAGAACTCTTTGTAATGCTTGCGGTCTTTTTTGGGCAAACAAGGTCAGCATGTTCACCAGTTACTTTCAACTAAGTTTATGTTCTGCTATACTGGTACATCTTATCAGATGGAGCCTGTGGAGATATGTGCTCTGTTCACACAAATAATTAGAATCTAAAATTTGAACATACTTTTGGCTCACTCATTATCTTACCTTTAATCACGTCACTCTGCAGGGGACCATGAGGGTTCTTCCAAAGAGAAGATGCAGCAATACTTTGACTGAAATGGAGGTATATGGCTATATGCATTCAAATGATTTCTGGCTTATGTCTGCTGCCATAAGGCATTACCTGATTTGTTTCCTTTTGCACACTGCATTATCCAATGTAGGAtggagatgaagatgaagatgactCTGATTCTGATTATGGGATACCTCTACCTCTACGCTATAATATCGATTACATGGCTTCATCTGCTGGTGATTCCTCAGCTGTTTTAAGCCCTGAAAGAGGATGCCAACAGAGCTAAGATCTCTCTTACCATCCAGCCATGTGAAAGCTATttactaattgactgtacaggtATCTTCACAAGTATACAAGGTTTGAACCAGGTCActgttttggtaatttttggaTAGGTTATTTACATAACCTAAGCATACAGTTTTACATATCTTATGTCTATGGAAGCTATATCACCAGATGCCTCAGGTTAGCTACAAAACTATAAGTCAAACAAAGCTGATTATGTTGGATTATCAGAAATCATTAGTACTGTAAAGATGTTTGAATTTGATCTGTGATTAAGTTAATGCCTAACTACGCATAGCCTAAGTAGTTTATCCCGGGCTTTAAAAGTGTTTTGTTGTAATATATTACTGTATGTTAGTCAAACTAAAATTTAGTGATAATCCATGGCCTCCAAAGTAGGCTCATTCTGTGAGACAATATAGAGGTAAATAAAGTATTTGCAACAATTTATGAATATATGAAGTgttaagcatttttttttaaaaattttaattggagTAATTTTTAAGCATCAATAGCGCTATATATATGCGTGTGTGTATGTGGGCGTGTGTATATCAGACAGGAAACAAAATGGAGTATACAAAATTGACTAAACTATCACAGTTAGGAAAAGGggatatatatatgcttttactatttaacaattttatcttacagggcgtttggttgggaggagggaattagaggggaaaataattgtaattcggtggaattgcaattcaatgaataaagtaggaattgcaattacagtgtttggtatgcaggaataggagtacaaggaattgaaaggtaagaaaggacaaaatgactaaaatgctcTTGTgttatactccctccgtcccattttatctgtcttactttcctttttagtttgtcccaaaataatgtcttctttctaaaattgaacataacTATCATTCTACATTTCCCAATTTACTCTTTTgacttttcaactttttagaTCATTAATGAGATAAGTACAATTGTACTTTGTACAAATTACACTTACTTTTGAagggcaaaattgaaaagttaataTCATTTGCTATGTTGCATTAAAAACCGTGCAAAAAGTAAATAAGACAAACAAttagggacggagggagtagtaGATGTTGTAGTTATAGTAATagtagaataataataataataataataataattctttaaataataataataataataattctttcaaatttattaaaaaaaaaacaaagggtatgtgaggaggggcaaaattgtctttacaccaacaaaattgcccctcctttccattgaattgtaattcatggggtaccccatgaattgcaattcatcatttggagggaattgcaattccctccaaccaaacaatgtagtttgtgaattcattgaattgcaatttaatgAATTCCAATTCCCCCCCAAATTAtacccaaccaaacacccccttgtATATTGGAGTGCTGAAGTTTGTCATTTCAAGTCAAATCGCGCTCTGTATTTTATGGTTGGATGGTACCGGAATAGACGTGAAACTTGCGAAGTGGTTTTTATGCATGGACTCGAATGTTATTTTCGGGATACATCATCATTTTCAGCCTTCCAATTTCTACCAAACTTTTCTCTGacattatttatcttttttatccTATAATGTTTCtctagaaaaaaatataataatttcgtATTTTCCTCATAGAAGCAAACAATACTACTTtatgatacggagtatttaatccGATTGATTGATCGCATATGTTTCCAAATCTAATCCAAGATCTTCCTTCGGATAAGTAGGCCCCACTTCATCTTTTGCCCAAAACCGTACATTTGATTGCAGAGAATTATTGCATCCCCCACGAGGTCCACGGCATGGAGAATTTTTTCtgaataaaaaacaaattgaaaattgtcaaatggagtttttttttttttttttaattttttattttaatactgaGACTCGAATTCAACCCTTCTTTATGAGAGTATAACTAGATGCCACTagacattttttcttaaaataaagaAACCCAACGACTCAATTAAGAGTTTAAGACTTTCATCGCCATTGGTCTAGTGATTACAAGAGTGGGGTTGAActctattataaatattaaagattTGTGTTTGAGTtgtttacaatataattttttataatattaaatttaaacttaatATGTGATAtttaaagtactattaaatatgaaaaaattaaatttaaaataagtaaatactaatgaaaataaagaaagaaaaatattagtTTGAGCAATGAATACTAAGTATGACacataaaattaaatgaatgaCCATTTAAGTgtagaattttgaatttttgtatgTAGAAGGGTATAGTTTGGTACGCGAGTTtatagaaaaacaaaaaacaatggcAGTATCTGAAATTTTTGCCATTTCGGGGTGCTTTTCCGTGCCCACCTTTGTCTTCCTTTGGAGTTTGGATATAATCGCATTTGTTCATTGAGTCGCTGTCTCCTTCTATCCTCACTCTCGAACTCGCCTATGAAATCCTGAATTTAATCTTAAAAGgaatttaataatataggaAAACAGGATTACTTCGAATTCAAGCTGCAGTTGGATTTAGTTGCATGAAGAATAAGTTGATGATTGGAACTTGAAAGTTTGGTTGATGGCGGCGAATCCCCAACCACTGCAGGCGATTCCGGTCGGCGATCACGCGCCTCCGGCCGTAAGTTTAGATGACGTGGATGACGATAACGGCACGTACGAAGAGGATACTATGGATGAGGAGGAGTACAGTCGAGTAAACTCTAAGAAGCACCGCGCCGGCTCTTTGACTGAACGCCTGAAAGGCGGAGTTGTGGTGGCGTCGAGGACTAGTGAACTAACTCTTGCTTTTGAAGGTGAAGTCTATGTTTTCCCTGCCGTCACTCCCGAGAAGGTACTCTATTATGTtaatttctacttattttacaGATTATAGAAGGTACTCTTTTCGCCGATTCACCTGTAAATGAACAGGGAGAA
Coding sequences within it:
- the LOC116013187 gene encoding putative pentatricopeptide repeat-containing protein At1g12700, mitochondrial codes for the protein MALESKNDRMFLPQPESELLGLINDDILGIPVSRLVSQIPENGEAFDFPSCFMKPSRLSSTLLPVYNRTSLISPILSPPPLNHRSLHTAAINIPSTLQYLDSFRSLIESLSKNPRNYKALTTLDTFLAQTHFFTPATSVIVIDFLSQIKKLQRAKAVVHSLKCQGKVSDHFLYGLVLEFLVKDGNFDAVETVWAEICGSEVRISASDYIIHVCKHGSVDEIKRVCEKVLMGGSVHLERKSLVALIGALCRVNEGSLAKELAGEMLDRGIAVDDLSYFVIFQCFCRNGDVDEADLILRKLGKTKFHFDVCIYGCFLHALCKSGKLREANKLFCKLIKRDSLEVSKKAAILKEGRRAIFQMSWEGAIPEIVAYEAYFRALCSAGRINEAQELLKDMKKKRNSLEICVYGSFIKALFRAGRAEDALKFFNVESYKGAIRMEDMARFVIMGLCYNGRLDEALEIFNNTMKRNNRIACARTLNCILDGYWRAGRVVEAERLFQRLQSGGFGLHDVSTYGTMINGYCNEGHVSKAVRLLDEMLSRKMSVNQTLYAMIIGGLCACGRLEEALQYLNAMVENGNAVSGKRWESLLHLLLSIEFRWYEQ
- the LOC115995795 gene encoding GATA transcription factor 25-like; the protein is MQPTSAPWHFPSGGDCAAGKEEPTNNAGIGYEVQCIEGGAIGGFDGVEVPGPYGSVFTAADSAAAYAPDQLTLSFRGQVYVFDAVTLEKVQSVLLLLGGYEYTPGAYPTQRENTDYSARCSDPKRAESLNRFRQKRKERCYGRKIRYNIRHEVAVRMQRRKGQFASKNTIAGNAVMESGQDDNSHQEIWCTHCNTSSKATPMMRRGPAGPRTLCNACGLFWANKGTMRVLPKRRCSNTLTEMEDGDEDEDDSDSDYGIPLPLRYNIDYMASSAGDSSAVLSPERGCQQS